Proteins encoded together in one Acanthochromis polyacanthus isolate Apoly-LR-REF ecotype Palm Island chromosome 12, KAUST_Apoly_ChrSc, whole genome shotgun sequence window:
- the LOC110973008 gene encoding chemerin-like receptor 1 isoform X1 translates to METINSSSYNFRTTTLPPGDGYDDFHKYADLLKSLNIMSMIVYSLAFVLGVVGNGVVIWVTGFLMKKTVNTVWFLNLAVADFLFTAFLPFAVTYLALDFHWPFGNFMCKLNTTVSFLNLFASVFFLVVISMDRCVSVVWPVWAQNHRNVRKASWVSLGVWVVALILSIPYFVFRDTEDDLEANLTFCFNNYALSDDYETPSVNRLRQSRHEALVVVRFLLAFVVPFTVIVSCYAIIIHRLRRNRTLASQTSRPFKIIAAIIITFFVCWVPFHIMGLIELVKFSSDEPNNKLEFVISVGIPIATSLAFLNSCLNPLLYVFMGQDFKEKVRKSILKALESAFQEEEETRSTNDMKTGESKERSADDETEV, encoded by the coding sequence ATGGAGACGATCAATTCCTCTTCCTACAACTTCAGGACAACTACTCTGCCTCCTGGAGATGGCTATGACGATTTTCACAAGTATGCTGATTTGTTGAAGTCTCTCAACATCATGTCTATGATAGTTTACTCTCTGGCCTTCGTCCTCGGTGTGGTCGGGAATGGAGTGGTCATCTGGGTGACTGGGTTCCTGATGAAGAAAACGGTGAACACGGTTTGGTTCCTGAACCTCGctgtggccgacttcctgttcaCAGCATTTCTTCCCTTTGCAGTGACCTACCTGGCGCTGGATTTCCACTGGCCCTTCGGCAATTTCATGTGCAAGCTGAACACCACAGTCAGCTTTCTGAACTTGTTTGCTAGTGTCTTCTTTCTGGTGGTGATCAGCATGGACAGATGCGTGTCGGTGGTTTGGCCCGTTTGGGCGCAGAACCACCGGAACGTACGCAAGGCCTCCTGGGTGAGTCTGGGAGTTTGGGTGGTGGCTTTGATTCTCAGCATTCCGTACTTCGTCTTCAGGGACACCGAGGATGACCTCGAGGCAAACTTGACATTCTGCTTCAACAACTATGCTCTTTCTGATGACTACGAAACGCCGTCCGTGAACCGGCTGCGACAGTCTCGTCACGAGGCGCTGGTCGTCGTCCGCTTCCTCCTGGCATTCGTTGTCCCCTTCACCGTCATCGTCTCCTGTTACGCCATCATCATCCACCGCCTCAGGAGAAACCGAACCCTGGCCAGCCAGACCAGCCGCCCCTTTAAGATCATCGCTGCCATCATCATCACTTTTTTCGTGTGCTGGGTTCCATTTCACATCATGGGTCTAATTGAGTTGGTAAAATTCTCTTCAGATGAACCAAACAACAAATTAGAATTTGTCATCTCTGTCGGCATCCCCATAGCCACCAGCCTGGCCTTCCTCAACAGCTGCCTGAACCCACTGCTGTATGTGTTCATGGGCCAAGATTTCAAGGAAAAAGTCCGCAAATCCATCCTGAAAGCGCTGGAGTCGGCCttccaggaggaggaggagactcgcTCCAccaatgacatgaaaacagggGAGAGCAAAGAGAGGTCAGCAGATGATGAGACTGAGGTATAA
- the LOC110973008 gene encoding chemerin-like receptor 1 isoform X2, translated as METINSSSYNFRTTTLPPGDGYDDFHKYADLLKSLNIMSMIVYSLAFVLGVVGNGVVIWVTGFLMKKTVNTVWFLNLAVADFLFTAFLPFAVTYLALDFHWPFGNFMCKLNTTVSFLNLFASVFFLVVISMDRCVSVVWPVWAQNHRNVRKASWVSLGVWVVALILSIPYFVFRDTEDDLEANLTFCFNNYALSDDYETPSVNRLRQSRHEALVVVRFLLAFVVPFTVIVSCYAIIIHRLRRNRTLASQTSRPFKIIAAIIITFFVCWVPFHIMGLIELVKFSSDEPNNKLEFVISVGIPIATSLAFLNSCLNPLLYVFMGQDFKEKVRKSILKALESAFQEEEETRSTNDMKTGESKERSADDETEV; from the coding sequence ATGGAGACGATCAATTCCTCTTCCTACAACTTCAGGACAACTACTCTGCCTCCTGGAGATGGCTATGACGATTTTCACAAGTATGCTGATTTGTTGAAGTCTCTCAACATCATGTCTATGATAGTTTACTCTCTGGCCTTCGTCCTCGGTGTGGTCGGGAATGGAGTGGTCATCTGGGTGACTGGGTTCCTGATGAAGAAAACGGTGAACACGGTTTGGTTCCTGAACCTCGctgtggccgacttcctgttcaCAGCATTTCTTCCCTTTGCAGTGACCTACCTGGCGCTGGATTTCCACTGGCCCTTCGGCAATTTCATGTGCAAGCTGAACACCACAGTCAGCTTTCTGAACTTGTTTGCTAGTGTCTTCTTTCTGGTGGTGATCAGCATGGACAGATGCGTGTCGGTGGTTTGGCCCGTTTGGGCGCAGAACCACCGGAACGTACGCAAGGCCTCCTGGGTGAGTCTGGGAGTTTGGGTGGTGGCTTTGATTCTCAGCATTCCGTACTTCGTCTTCAGGGACACCGAGGATGACCTCGAGGCAAACTTGACATTCTGCTTCAACAACTATGCTCTTTCTGATGACTACGAAACGCCGTCCGTGAACCGGCTGCGACAGTCTCGTCACGAGGCGCTGGTCGTCGTCCGCTTCCTCCTGGCATTCGTTGTCCCCTTCACCGTCATCGTCTCCTGTTACGCCATCATCATCCACCGCCTCAGGAGAAACCGAACCCTGGCCAGCCAGACCAGCCGCCCCTTTAAGATCATCGCTGCCATCATCATCACTTTTTTCGTGTGCTGGGTTCCATTTCACATCATGGGTCTAATTGAGTTGGTAAAATTCTCTTCAGATGAACCAAACAACAAATTAGAATTTGTCATCTCTGTCGGCATCCCCATAGCCACCAGCCTGGCCTTCCTCAACAGCTGCCTGAACCCACTGCTGTATGTGTTCATGGGCCAAGATTTCAAGGAAAAAGTCCGCAAATCCATCCTGAAAGCGCTGGAGTCGGCCttccaggaggaggaggagactcgcTCCAccaatgacatgaaaacagggGAGAGCAAAGAGAG